Proteins encoded by one window of uncultured Draconibacterium sp.:
- a CDS encoding alpha-L-rhamnosidase C-terminal domain-containing protein: MKRNQITIIGIILILFSTTINAQENLSDFFAGKWDVLVEGAQSGDVRMTLVLENENDNWKGSLKREGQQEPTALSTVEINGNSLKTGWKAEQDMDINLELDKIDQNSMTGKVMGAFDVTAVRITGDNAQPSVILSEVPDLLNEFWKARWITVPGTGLNDYGVYVFRKNLELSDVPEEFPVHISADNRYKLYVNEKLVSLGPARGDINHWNYETVDLAHYLHEGKNIVAAQVWNEGEFRTEGHLSLRTAFILQGGTKEAQLLNTNSTWKCAQDKSYSPIPVVMNTFYVAGPGERIQMSEQIKGWSAISCEDNHWNNAEALFPGLPKNRLGFHGVLDSWLLMPSAIPQMELKEQRLLKLRNAEGISVPSTFPSVQTKLTIPANTDVTLLLDQTFLTNAYPTLVFSGGKDGVFTVGYQEALFSEYPEKGNRNDVEGKTLIGRVDSIFSDGSENQVFTPLNYRTYRFIELKIATKDSPLILEDISGTFTGYPFEFNAKLESDNKELQKMLEIGWRSARLCAMETYMDCPYYEQLQYIGDGRIQALVSLYNSGDDRLMRNALNQMQYSQQPEGVTASRHPSVTPQYISTFSLWYVAMLHDYMMYGSDVDFVKEKLQSTRNVLEFFKRYQGKDGSLKDVPYWTFTDWVYTDGWTEGIPPMGNDGSSALLDFQLLWAYQVAADIELHLGLKELSDDYKMKAEQLKKTIALKYWDENRQLFADRIEKDLFSQHAGTLAILTGLISGEEAIKTAQKLLTDNTLAPASIYYKFYLHQALTKAGLGNDYLKWLDKWRENMDMGLTTWAETSDIKNTRSDCHAWGSSPNIEFFRIMLGVDSDAPGFAKVKIEPHLGDITEIGGEMPHPNGMIKVKYSVKNNHLIANILLPQNTDGVFVWKGKSYELKTGNNTIKL, translated from the coding sequence ATGAAAAGAAATCAAATCACAATCATTGGGATAATATTGATCCTTTTTAGTACAACGATAAATGCACAGGAAAATCTCTCAGATTTCTTTGCCGGGAAATGGGATGTTTTAGTAGAAGGTGCACAAAGCGGAGATGTGAGAATGACTCTGGTATTGGAAAATGAAAACGATAACTGGAAGGGTTCTCTAAAACGCGAGGGGCAACAGGAACCTACAGCGCTGTCAACAGTTGAAATAAATGGAAACAGCCTCAAGACTGGTTGGAAAGCAGAGCAGGACATGGATATAAATCTGGAATTAGACAAAATAGACCAAAACTCAATGACAGGTAAGGTGATGGGAGCTTTTGATGTTACAGCAGTGAGGATTACCGGAGACAATGCCCAACCTTCAGTCATTCTGAGTGAAGTGCCTGATTTGTTAAATGAGTTTTGGAAAGCACGCTGGATAACTGTACCAGGTACTGGGCTGAATGATTACGGAGTGTATGTATTTAGAAAGAATCTGGAGCTATCTGATGTTCCAGAGGAATTTCCTGTACATATTTCAGCAGATAACCGTTACAAACTCTATGTCAATGAAAAATTGGTTTCGTTAGGGCCGGCCAGAGGTGATATAAACCATTGGAACTATGAAACGGTAGACTTGGCTCACTATTTACACGAAGGAAAAAATATTGTTGCAGCTCAGGTATGGAACGAGGGCGAATTCCGAACCGAAGGACACCTCTCGTTAAGGACTGCATTTATTTTGCAAGGTGGGACAAAAGAAGCTCAGCTCCTTAATACGAATAGCACCTGGAAGTGTGCGCAGGACAAAAGTTACAGCCCAATTCCGGTAGTCATGAATACTTTTTATGTAGCCGGACCGGGAGAACGGATACAAATGTCGGAACAAATAAAAGGATGGAGTGCAATTTCTTGTGAAGATAATCATTGGAATAATGCAGAAGCTCTTTTCCCCGGACTGCCCAAAAACCGTCTGGGATTTCACGGGGTACTGGACAGTTGGCTGCTGATGCCGTCTGCAATACCGCAAATGGAGTTGAAAGAACAACGGCTGCTAAAGCTTAGAAACGCAGAAGGTATTTCGGTCCCTTCGACTTTCCCATCAGTGCAGACAAAACTTACAATTCCTGCGAATACAGATGTTACGCTGTTATTGGATCAAACATTTCTCACCAATGCGTACCCAACGCTTGTTTTCAGCGGGGGAAAGGACGGAGTTTTTACCGTCGGTTATCAGGAAGCATTATTCAGTGAATATCCTGAAAAAGGTAACAGAAATGATGTGGAAGGAAAAACACTGATCGGGCGCGTTGACAGCATTTTTTCTGACGGTTCCGAAAATCAGGTTTTTACTCCGTTGAATTACAGAACTTATCGTTTTATTGAACTGAAAATTGCAACCAAAGATTCGCCGCTTATCCTGGAAGATATTTCCGGCACTTTTACAGGCTATCCATTTGAATTTAATGCGAAACTGGAGTCGGACAACAAGGAGCTTCAGAAGATGCTGGAAATAGGTTGGCGTTCTGCCCGCCTGTGCGCCATGGAGACTTACATGGACTGCCCTTATTATGAGCAATTGCAATACATTGGCGACGGACGGATTCAGGCCTTGGTTTCGTTATACAACAGCGGAGATGATCGTTTAATGCGAAATGCCTTAAACCAGATGCAGTATTCGCAACAGCCCGAAGGGGTTACTGCCAGCCGTCACCCATCGGTAACTCCGCAATATATTTCAACCTTTTCATTGTGGTACGTTGCTATGTTGCATGATTATATGATGTATGGCAGTGATGTTGATTTTGTCAAAGAGAAGCTGCAAAGTACACGGAATGTATTGGAATTTTTTAAACGGTACCAGGGAAAAGATGGTTCTTTGAAAGATGTTCCGTACTGGACTTTTACCGATTGGGTTTATACCGATGGCTGGACGGAAGGCATTCCTCCAATGGGAAACGATGGCAGTTCGGCACTTTTAGATTTTCAGCTTCTTTGGGCCTACCAGGTAGCAGCAGATATAGAACTTCATTTAGGATTAAAAGAGCTATCTGATGATTATAAAATGAAAGCTGAACAGCTTAAAAAAACTATCGCATTAAAATACTGGGATGAAAATCGCCAACTATTTGCCGACCGTATTGAAAAGGATTTGTTCTCGCAACATGCAGGTACGCTCGCAATTTTAACCGGATTAATATCCGGTGAAGAAGCAATCAAAACAGCACAAAAACTATTAACAGATAATACTTTGGCTCCTGCTTCTATCTACTATAAATTTTACCTGCATCAGGCATTAACAAAAGCAGGATTAGGTAACGATTATCTTAAATGGTTAGACAAATGGAGAGAAAACATGGATATGGGATTAACAACCTGGGCTGAGACTTCTGATATAAAAAACACCCGCTCGGATTGTCACGCCTGGGGATCCAGTCCTAATATTGAATTTTTCAGAATCATGTTAGGTGTTGACAGCGATGCTCCGGGTTTCGCGAAGGTAAAGATCGAGCCACATCTTGGAGACATTACTGAAATTGGTGGAGAAATGCCACATCCTAATGGAATGATTAAAGTTAAATATTCGGTAAAGAATAATCATTTAATTGCTAATATATTACTCCCACAAAATACAGATGGAGTTTTTGTATGGAAAGGTAAATCATACGAATTAAAAACAGGAAATAATA